The proteins below are encoded in one region of Pseudomonas putida S13.1.2:
- a CDS encoding MFS transporter, producing the protein MTADSSLPNPRTAWLVAALLALLMLVNFLDKVVIGLVAVPMSAELGLTATQFGLIGGALHWFFAISAVVGGFMANRRPTRTLLLGMGLFWALIQLPMLFATSLWAIVACRVLLGIGEGPASPVATHALYKWFPNDRRNLPVALLHAGSAMGLLVAGAMIPWVSLHYGWRSNFIILALIGLVWCLLWWRLGQEGTLERLRSSQLKADEPAIPYRRLLGDASVLGNYLCHFAANWSLALTLTWVPSYLQVGLGIDPLQTGRIFVMFVVVTTPLSLLLAWFSQRLMRRGLPSRVARGVFVSVCLVLGGLLSASLILPGLSTAVRVAALTLSGGLALVMYSVGPAMLAEFTPAAQRGGILAMGNGIASLAGLAAPVVTGLLVQGAGAEHPAGYAQGFLVCGAVLVVAGLVGLATLNPQRTRQRLRESAARDGQVRAQTAS; encoded by the coding sequence ATGACTGCGGATTCTTCCCTGCCCAACCCCCGTACTGCCTGGCTGGTGGCGGCGCTGCTGGCCCTGCTGATGCTGGTCAACTTTCTCGACAAGGTGGTGATTGGCCTGGTGGCGGTGCCGATGAGCGCCGAGTTGGGCCTGACGGCCACCCAGTTCGGCCTGATCGGCGGTGCCTTGCACTGGTTTTTCGCGATCTCCGCCGTGGTCGGTGGCTTCATGGCCAACCGGCGCCCCACCCGCACCTTGCTGTTGGGCATGGGCCTGTTCTGGGCGCTGATCCAGCTGCCTATGCTGTTTGCCACCTCACTGTGGGCCATCGTGGCGTGCCGGGTGTTGTTGGGCATCGGCGAGGGGCCGGCATCGCCTGTGGCCACCCATGCGCTTTACAAGTGGTTCCCCAACGATCGGCGCAACCTGCCGGTGGCCCTGCTGCATGCTGGCAGTGCCATGGGGCTGCTAGTGGCCGGTGCGATGATCCCCTGGGTCAGCCTGCATTACGGCTGGCGCAGCAATTTCATCATCCTTGCGCTGATCGGCCTGGTCTGGTGCCTGCTGTGGTGGCGGCTGGGCCAGGAGGGCACCCTGGAGCGCCTGCGCAGCAGCCAGCTCAAGGCCGATGAGCCGGCAATCCCTTATCGCCGGCTGCTGGGCGACGCCAGTGTGCTGGGCAACTACCTGTGCCATTTCGCTGCCAATTGGTCGCTGGCGCTGACCCTTACCTGGGTGCCCAGTTACCTGCAAGTGGGCCTGGGTATCGACCCGCTGCAGACCGGGCGCATCTTCGTCATGTTCGTGGTCGTGACCACACCGCTGAGTTTGCTGCTGGCCTGGTTCTCCCAGCGCCTGATGCGTCGCGGCCTGCCTTCACGGGTGGCACGCGGTGTGTTCGTTTCAGTGTGCCTGGTGCTGGGCGGGCTGTTGTCGGCGTCGCTGATCCTGCCTGGGCTGAGCACCGCTGTGCGGGTTGCCGCGCTGACCTTGAGTGGTGGCCTGGCCTTGGTCATGTATTCCGTGGGCCCGGCGATGCTCGCCGAGTTCACCCCAGCGGCCCAGCGCGGCGGCATCCTCGCCATGGGCAACGGCATCGCCTCGCTGGCCGGGCTGGCAGCGCCGGTGGTGACCGGCTTGCTGGTGCAGGGCGCGGGTGCCGAACACCCGGCGGGGTATGCCCAGGGGTTCCTGGTATGCGGCGCGGTGCTGGTGGTGGCCGGGCTGGTCGGCCTGGCCACCTTGAACCCGCAGCGCACCCGACAACGCCTGCGCGAGTCGGCTGCAAGGGACGGGCAGGTGCGCGCTCAGACTGCCAGCTGA
- a CDS encoding acyl-CoA dehydrogenase family protein, which produces MYQPSAKAAQIIEAIEGFVRDQVRPLEQQANLDWARPHPQAVLRQVWKRSSEQGLYTIMLPESMGGAGLNVADLCAVKEATVLTGSMLAPHVLGELSGPPRVGHLFKVASPYQVETFLKPVCRAEKAVCFALTEAEAGSDATAIRTQARRDGDHYVLSGSKRYISGATYADLAVLLAVTGPGQGAQGISAFFVDLKAPGVRIESDYSVMSGGGAHGDIVLDNVRVPAANLIGEEGQGFKLAMGRITLNRLLHCPTLLGMASLALNLSIEHARSRKQFGQPIAMFQAVNHMIADMATELHAARSMVYVTAQVSDAGGDIRTQAPMCKLFVSEAAFRIADKAVQVHGGAGLMQGHPVEWVFRATRMMRILTGTSEIQRNTIAKGVLMPA; this is translated from the coding sequence ATGTATCAACCAAGTGCAAAGGCTGCGCAGATCATCGAAGCGATCGAGGGTTTCGTCCGTGACCAGGTTCGCCCGCTGGAGCAGCAGGCGAACCTGGACTGGGCGCGCCCGCACCCGCAGGCGGTGCTGCGGCAGGTATGGAAGCGTTCCAGCGAACAAGGCCTGTACACCATCATGTTGCCCGAGAGCATGGGTGGGGCCGGCCTGAACGTGGCCGACCTGTGCGCGGTGAAAGAAGCGACGGTGCTGACAGGCTCCATGCTGGCCCCGCATGTGCTGGGCGAGCTGTCTGGGCCGCCGCGGGTCGGCCACCTGTTCAAGGTGGCCAGCCCCTATCAGGTCGAGACCTTCCTGAAGCCCGTGTGCCGCGCTGAAAAAGCCGTGTGCTTTGCGCTGACCGAAGCCGAGGCCGGTTCGGATGCGACCGCCATTCGCACCCAGGCGCGCCGTGACGGTGACCACTATGTGCTCAGCGGCAGCAAGCGCTATATCTCCGGGGCCACCTACGCCGACTTGGCAGTGCTGCTGGCAGTGACCGGGCCAGGGCAGGGCGCCCAGGGTATTTCGGCGTTCTTCGTCGACCTCAAGGCCCCGGGCGTACGTATCGAGAGCGATTATTCGGTGATGTCCGGCGGGGGTGCCCATGGCGATATCGTGCTCGACAATGTACGCGTGCCAGCGGCCAACCTGATTGGTGAAGAAGGGCAGGGGTTCAAGTTGGCCATGGGGCGCATCACCCTCAACCGCCTGCTGCATTGCCCGACCCTGCTGGGGATGGCCAGCCTGGCCCTGAACCTGTCGATCGAGCATGCGCGCAGCCGCAAGCAGTTCGGCCAGCCAATCGCCATGTTCCAGGCGGTGAACCACATGATCGCCGACATGGCCACCGAGCTGCACGCTGCGCGCAGCATGGTCTACGTCACAGCCCAGGTGAGCGACGCCGGCGGCGATATCCGTACCCAGGCGCCGATGTGCAAGCTGTTCGTCTCCGAGGCAGCCTTCCGCATCGCTGACAAGGCGGTGCAGGTGCATGGCGGCGCCGGGCTGATGCAGGGCCACCCGGTGGAGTGGGTTTTCCGCGCCACGCGGATGATGCGTATCCTCACCGGCACCAGCGAGATCCAGCGCAACACCATCGCCAAAGGCGTGCTGATGCCTGCCTGA
- a CDS encoding AMP-binding protein: MNLGTIITRSARYWRDHIAVADSQTRVTYAQLERRSNRLASGLGSLGVAVGEHVAILAANRVELVEAEVALYKAAMVKVPINARLSLDEVVRVLEDSCSVALITDASFAQALATRRAELPLLRQLIVLEGEGGDLGYAALLERGSEAALGLDPADDALAVLHYTSGSSGVLKAAMLSFGNRKALVRKSIASPTRRSGPGDVMAHVGPITHASGMQIMPLLAVGACNLLLDRYDDRLLLETIQRERVTRLFLVPAMINRLVNYPGVERFDLASLKLVMYGAAPMAPALVKKAIELFGPILVQGYGAGETCSLVTVLTEQDHLVEDGDYQRLASCGRCYFETDLRVVNEAFEDVAPGEVGEIVVKGPDVMQGYWRAPALTAEVMRDGYYLTGDLAKVDAQGYVFIVDRKKEMIISGGFNVYPSEVEQVIYSFPEVFEVAVVGVPDAQWGEAVRAVVVLKPGAQLEAAELIERCGRALAGFKKPRGVDFVSELPKNPNGKVVRRLVRDTYWQHSERRI; the protein is encoded by the coding sequence GTGAACCTTGGAACGATCATTACCCGAAGTGCCCGCTACTGGCGGGACCACATCGCCGTGGCGGACAGCCAGACACGTGTCACCTACGCCCAGCTGGAGCGCCGCAGCAACCGCCTGGCCTCAGGGCTGGGCTCGCTGGGCGTGGCCGTGGGCGAGCATGTGGCGATCCTCGCCGCCAACCGCGTGGAGCTGGTGGAAGCGGAAGTGGCGCTGTACAAGGCGGCGATGGTCAAGGTGCCGATCAATGCGCGGCTGTCACTGGATGAAGTGGTGCGGGTGCTGGAAGACTCCTGCAGCGTTGCACTGATCACCGACGCCAGCTTTGCCCAGGCGCTGGCGACGCGGCGTGCGGAGTTGCCGCTGCTGCGCCAGTTGATCGTGCTGGAGGGCGAGGGCGGTGACCTGGGGTATGCCGCGTTGCTTGAGCGCGGCAGCGAAGCAGCGCTGGGCCTGGACCCGGCCGACGATGCGCTGGCCGTGCTGCACTACACCTCCGGCAGCTCGGGCGTGCTCAAGGCCGCCATGCTCTCGTTCGGCAACCGCAAGGCGCTGGTGCGCAAGAGCATCGCCAGCCCCACACGGCGCTCCGGGCCAGGCGACGTCATGGCTCACGTGGGGCCCATCACCCATGCCAGCGGCATGCAGATCATGCCGCTGCTGGCGGTGGGCGCCTGCAACTTGCTGCTCGATCGTTACGACGACCGCCTGTTGCTGGAGACCATCCAGCGCGAACGGGTGACGCGGCTGTTCCTGGTGCCGGCGATGATCAACCGGCTGGTCAATTACCCTGGCGTCGAGCGCTTCGACCTAGCCAGCCTGAAGCTGGTCATGTACGGTGCCGCGCCCATGGCGCCAGCCTTGGTGAAGAAAGCCATCGAACTGTTCGGGCCGATTCTGGTGCAAGGGTACGGCGCCGGCGAAACCTGCTCGCTGGTCACGGTGCTGACCGAGCAGGACCACTTGGTGGAAGACGGCGACTATCAACGCCTGGCCTCCTGCGGGCGGTGCTACTTCGAGACCGACCTGCGGGTGGTCAACGAGGCGTTCGAAGATGTGGCCCCCGGCGAAGTCGGCGAGATCGTGGTCAAGGGCCCGGACGTGATGCAGGGCTATTGGCGCGCCCCGGCGCTCACCGCCGAAGTCATGCGTGACGGCTACTACCTCACCGGCGACCTGGCAAAGGTCGATGCGCAGGGTTACGTGTTCATCGTCGATCGCAAGAAGGAAATGATCATTTCCGGCGGGTTCAACGTGTACCCCAGCGAAGTGGAGCAAGTCATCTACAGCTTCCCCGAAGTGTTCGAGGTAGCAGTGGTCGGCGTGCCCGATGCGCAGTGGGGTGAAGCGGTACGTGCGGTGGTGGTGCTCAAGCCAGGTGCGCAACTGGAGGCCGCCGAGCTGATCGAGCGTTGCGGGCGTGCGCTGGCCGGGTTCAAGAAGCCGCGCGGCGTCGACTTTGTCAGCGAACTGCCGAAAAACCCCAACGGCAAGGTGGTGCGCCGCCTGGTCCGGGACACCTACTGGCAACACAGCGAACGTCGTATCTGA
- a CDS encoding AAA family ATPase, translated as MRKPVLHLISGKIASGKSTLAKSLAAEESAILLSEDHWLSRLYPDQIKSITDYVRLAHQIREVVGPLVIDMLGAGATVVLDFPANTPQDRQWLRNLADAAEVAHCVHYLEVDDDTCRDRLQLRNHRGEHEFAATDAEFDLITSYFQAPREEEGLQVEIHRQ; from the coding sequence ATGCGCAAACCCGTGCTACATCTGATCTCAGGGAAGATTGCCTCCGGCAAGTCGACGCTGGCCAAAAGCTTGGCAGCTGAAGAATCAGCGATCCTGCTGAGCGAGGATCATTGGCTCTCACGGCTGTACCCTGATCAGATCAAATCGATAACCGATTATGTGCGCCTTGCACATCAGATTCGGGAGGTGGTTGGCCCGCTTGTCATCGATATGCTGGGGGCTGGAGCGACTGTGGTTTTGGATTTTCCTGCCAATACACCTCAAGATCGACAATGGCTGCGCAACTTGGCGGATGCAGCCGAGGTTGCACACTGCGTCCACTACCTTGAGGTGGACGATGACACCTGTCGAGACAGGTTGCAGCTTCGCAACCACCGTGGCGAACATGAATTTGCGGCGACCGATGCGGAGTTCGATCTGATCACAAGCTACTTTCAAGCGCCACGTGAGGAGGAAGGACTTCAGGTTGAAATTCATCGACAATGA
- a CDS encoding bleomycin resistance protein yields MMKMNTLIPELIVSDLNRSLDFYCQVLGFQIEYERPEHKFAFLSFQGSQLMLEQDDQEASPWRVGPLSPPYGRGMNLSIQCSDSRALAKSLEDAGIELRRPVEECWYRDNERLHGELNFLVLDPDGYLLRFRQSLGLREVGHNR; encoded by the coding sequence ATCATGAAGATGAATACTTTAATTCCAGAGCTGATTGTCTCTGACCTAAATCGAAGCTTGGACTTTTACTGCCAGGTCCTGGGCTTTCAAATCGAATACGAGCGCCCCGAGCACAAATTTGCCTTTTTGTCCTTTCAAGGGAGCCAATTGATGTTGGAGCAAGATGACCAGGAAGCGTCTCCATGGCGTGTGGGTCCCCTATCGCCTCCCTACGGCCGAGGGATGAATCTTTCGATTCAATGCTCTGATTCCAGAGCTTTGGCCAAGTCCCTCGAGGACGCGGGTATTGAATTGCGCAGACCCGTTGAAGAATGTTGGTACCGGGACAACGAGCGCCTGCATGGCGAGCTTAATTTCTTGGTGCTTGATCCAGATGGCTATCTGTTACGGTTCAGACAAAGTCTAGGGTTGAGAGAAGTCGGGCACAATCGATAG
- a CDS encoding substrate-binding domain-containing protein → MLRMLSCAALLTTSFACCAAGVVHVGEQTLTVLSSGGIMGAIREVAPAYEKKYGVKLEVLAAPSMGETPQAVPKRLARGEQADVVLMVGSALDNLVASGQADKTSRIDLGKSFIAMAVRKGEPKPDIGTMQALRTVLQNSRSVAYSDSASGVYLSTTLFPRMQLGDQFVAKAHMIPAEPVGAVIARGQAQIGFQQLSELKPVKGIDIVGLIPTEAQKMTMYSGAVVSKSQHHAAAQALLNYLASPEADAAIKDSGLTPLPHTAS, encoded by the coding sequence ATGCTTCGAATGCTGTCCTGTGCGGCCCTCTTGACCACTTCATTCGCCTGCTGCGCTGCTGGCGTTGTACACGTTGGCGAGCAAACGCTGACCGTTTTGAGCTCCGGCGGTATCATGGGCGCGATCCGGGAAGTGGCGCCAGCTTATGAGAAGAAATATGGCGTGAAGTTAGAAGTTCTCGCCGCGCCTTCGATGGGGGAGACCCCGCAGGCCGTCCCCAAAAGGCTCGCCCGCGGTGAGCAGGCGGATGTGGTTCTGATGGTAGGTTCGGCGCTTGACAACCTGGTCGCCAGCGGTCAAGCCGACAAAACCAGCCGAATAGATCTCGGAAAATCTTTCATCGCCATGGCCGTTCGCAAAGGCGAACCGAAGCCGGACATAGGCACTATGCAGGCCTTGCGCACAGTGCTGCAAAACAGCCGCTCTGTCGCCTACTCCGACAGCGCAAGCGGCGTCTATCTCTCCACGACCCTGTTCCCTCGCATGCAACTCGGTGACCAGTTCGTGGCCAAGGCTCACATGATACCTGCCGAGCCTGTCGGCGCGGTGATCGCTCGCGGGCAAGCCCAGATCGGCTTCCAACAGCTAAGTGAGCTTAAGCCAGTAAAGGGTATCGACATCGTTGGTCTGATCCCGACTGAAGCGCAGAAAATGACCATGTATTCGGGCGCTGTCGTCAGCAAGAGCCAGCATCATGCCGCAGCCCAGGCGCTCCTCAACTATCTGGCATCGCCAGAAGCCGACGCAGCGATCAAAGATAGCGGCTTGACGCCACTACCCCATACAGCAAGTTGA
- the trbK gene encoding entry exclusion lipoprotein TrbK: MDIKLARLAAMGLAMILAACSEEKVPEPTADNCAPEMYEKNLASLSKESNRNEFIANCKSFLAAKKMTKWEFKKSPEDSF, translated from the coding sequence ATGGATATCAAATTGGCTCGGCTAGCAGCCATGGGATTGGCCATGATTTTGGCAGCTTGCTCGGAGGAAAAGGTGCCCGAGCCGACAGCAGACAACTGTGCTCCGGAGATGTACGAAAAGAATCTGGCGAGCTTATCGAAAGAGTCGAACCGTAACGAGTTCATCGCAAACTGCAAGAGTTTCCTCGCTGCGAAAAAGATGACCAAATGGGAATTCAAGAAGAGCCCAGAAGACAGTTTCTGA
- a CDS encoding GNAT family N-acetyltransferase: MLIDFRPAQASDAQDIARFFQLTSEGMADYIWSKLATPGEALLSVGTSRYAREQGDFSYKNCLMAIFEGRVIGMMHSYALRETPDRPVETDPVLAPYSDMEIPDTLYISSLALDEAWRSQGLGAQFLRHAQQRAEDSGLDGLCLIDYAENHGARRFYERHGFQIVKTCQIVPHPMLSVTGEAYLMYRPTHNVLEEKP, translated from the coding sequence ATGCTTATCGACTTCAGACCCGCTCAAGCCTCGGATGCGCAAGATATTGCGCGCTTCTTTCAACTGACGTCGGAGGGCATGGCCGATTACATATGGAGCAAGCTTGCAACACCGGGAGAAGCATTGCTGAGTGTCGGCACATCTCGCTATGCCAGGGAACAGGGCGACTTTTCCTACAAGAACTGCCTGATGGCCATTTTCGAAGGGCGCGTCATCGGCATGATGCATAGCTATGCCTTGCGCGAGACACCTGACAGGCCTGTCGAGACAGACCCGGTCCTCGCGCCGTATTCCGACATGGAAATACCCGACACCTTATACATATCCAGCCTGGCCCTGGATGAAGCCTGGCGCAGCCAAGGGCTGGGCGCCCAGTTTCTTCGCCACGCTCAGCAACGCGCTGAGGACTCTGGCCTGGATGGGCTATGCCTGATTGATTATGCAGAAAACCACGGTGCACGACGCTTCTACGAACGTCACGGTTTTCAAATTGTTAAAACCTGCCAGATCGTTCCGCATCCGATGCTGAGCGTAACCGGTGAAGCCTATTTGATGTATCGCCCTACCCACAACGTGCTCGAGGAAAAACCATGA
- a CDS encoding cupin domain-containing protein, which yields MNKKLTVFRELDIQPVRDLPFFEEVVEGTPHTLTSKYYHDEQQGRISGEWEASTGAWRIDYKVWEFCHVLSGCCVIELEGCAPITLAAGDTFIIEPGAKGKWTVLEDMKKNFVILLPAN from the coding sequence ATGAACAAGAAGCTGACCGTCTTCCGCGAACTGGATATCCAACCGGTGCGCGACCTTCCTTTTTTTGAAGAGGTCGTGGAAGGCACCCCTCATACGCTGACCTCCAAGTATTATCACGATGAACAGCAAGGTCGCATTTCCGGAGAATGGGAAGCCAGCACCGGAGCGTGGCGCATCGACTACAAAGTTTGGGAGTTCTGCCATGTCTTGAGTGGATGCTGCGTCATCGAGCTTGAGGGTTGCGCCCCCATCACACTGGCCGCTGGCGACACGTTCATTATCGAACCGGGCGCCAAGGGCAAATGGACCGTACTGGAAGACATGAAAAAGAACTTCGTGATCCTCTTGCCCGCGAACTAG
- a CDS encoding GAF domain-containing sensor histidine kinase produces the protein MLYPYDLSHDISTIAKIEAVPLILNMVKHVTGMRFAAIARVTETKWVACAVDDSIDFGLIPGGELVLETTICHEIRQHRKPVIFKNASEHPVYSTHHTPKTYGLESYVSIPITRTNGDFFGTLCAIDQVPAHFDEDAVCNTLTLFAQLIAVQLDVLADLEAKTIELANAAETGIVREQFIAVLGHDLRSPLSAIRMSADLLEARLPAGREQQLALAIRQSSQRMNNLIEDVLDFSRGKLGGGIPVKRTLVDNLGDVFIAVINEIMTSHPHVKIRQEVIISPGVFCDAGRMGQLLSNLLGNAVAHGARDLPIEVIASMQENHVVLSVMNHGPEIPDVLLPLLFQPFKRSAGGGRGEGLGLGLYIASQIVTGHNGTLSVTSTPEDGTRFVARFPGTLEWAKEH, from the coding sequence ATGCTTTATCCGTATGACCTTTCACATGACATCAGCACGATTGCCAAGATCGAGGCCGTCCCGCTTATTCTCAATATGGTGAAGCATGTTACCGGCATGCGATTTGCGGCAATTGCGCGTGTCACCGAGACGAAATGGGTGGCTTGCGCCGTCGATGATTCTATTGATTTTGGGCTCATACCTGGCGGCGAGTTGGTGCTGGAAACAACGATTTGCCACGAAATTCGTCAGCACCGCAAACCCGTTATTTTCAAGAATGCCAGTGAGCATCCGGTGTACTCAACCCACCACACCCCTAAGACATACGGCTTGGAAAGCTATGTCTCCATTCCTATCACCAGGACAAACGGAGATTTTTTCGGAACGCTCTGTGCCATTGATCAGGTGCCAGCACATTTTGATGAAGATGCAGTGTGCAACACACTAACGCTTTTCGCCCAGTTAATAGCTGTTCAACTCGACGTCTTGGCGGACCTTGAGGCCAAAACGATTGAACTGGCCAATGCGGCTGAGACCGGCATTGTCCGGGAGCAGTTCATTGCCGTACTGGGGCATGACCTCCGTTCGCCACTTAGCGCTATCAGAATGAGCGCTGATCTACTGGAGGCCAGGCTGCCCGCCGGTCGCGAGCAGCAGCTTGCCCTTGCAATACGACAAAGCTCGCAGCGGATGAATAACTTGATTGAAGATGTGCTGGATTTTTCTCGAGGAAAGCTGGGGGGAGGCATTCCGGTCAAACGGACTTTGGTGGACAACCTGGGTGACGTTTTTATTGCTGTCATCAATGAAATCATGACGAGTCATCCCCACGTCAAAATCCGTCAAGAGGTGATCATTTCACCTGGGGTCTTCTGTGATGCTGGGAGAATGGGGCAATTGCTTTCAAACCTATTGGGCAATGCCGTTGCTCATGGGGCGCGTGATCTCCCGATAGAGGTGATCGCAAGCATGCAAGAAAATCATGTAGTTCTGTCAGTGATGAACCATGGCCCAGAAATCCCCGACGTTTTGTTACCGCTACTGTTCCAGCCGTTTAAACGGTCAGCAGGTGGTGGTCGCGGGGAGGGGCTGGGGCTCGGTTTGTATATTGCATCTCAGATCGTAACGGGTCACAACGGGACGCTGTCAGTAACCTCTACGCCTGAGGACGGCACGCGCTTCGTCGCGAGGTTCCCTGGCACCTTGGAGTGGGCGAAAGAGCACTAG
- a CDS encoding AAA family ATPase: protein MQRVMIIGQPGSGKSTLARKLGERTGLPVVHIDTIHWQPGWVERSRDEKTRLCHEVEARERWIFEGGHSATWSNRLARADMVIWIDRSAPLRFWRVLLRTMLNRGRSRPDLPDDCPELLANLPEFFRFMWRTKTSSRKAMKRFVATVPSGCRVVCLRSNRETGIFLASMGTQPDGVVQGR from the coding sequence ATGCAACGGGTGATGATCATTGGTCAGCCGGGTTCTGGGAAAAGTACCCTGGCGCGCAAGCTGGGCGAGCGCACGGGCTTGCCGGTCGTGCATATCGACACGATTCATTGGCAGCCAGGCTGGGTCGAGCGGAGCCGGGACGAGAAGACGCGTCTATGCCACGAGGTCGAGGCTCGTGAGCGCTGGATCTTCGAAGGCGGCCATTCGGCCACGTGGAGCAACCGCCTGGCCCGCGCTGACATGGTGATATGGATCGATCGCTCGGCGCCGCTTCGATTCTGGCGCGTGCTCCTCAGAACGATGCTGAACCGCGGTCGGTCCCGGCCAGACTTGCCGGATGACTGCCCGGAACTGCTGGCCAACCTGCCGGAGTTTTTCAGGTTCATGTGGCGGACAAAAACCTCGTCTCGCAAGGCGATGAAGCGATTCGTGGCGACGGTGCCGTCGGGGTGTCGCGTGGTCTGCCTGCGGTCCAATCGGGAGACCGGGATTTTTCTCGCAAGCATGGGCACGCAGCCTGATGGGGTTGTGCAAGGTCGTTAG
- a CDS encoding sigma-70 family RNA polymerase sigma factor: protein MSADSSVSASVGTLYVEHSPWLLGWLRKRMGNHCDAADLVQDTFLKVLKARTADEIRAPRHYLSKVAKGLMIDLYRRRSLEQAYLEALAALPETHVPSSEAQVMMFETLVELDRMLAGLGAKVREVFVLAQLEGLPYAQIAQRLGISLRTVNNHMAKAMEHVCLMQWEHDQ, encoded by the coding sequence ATGTCGGCCGACTCGTCTGTTTCTGCCTCCGTCGGCACGCTCTACGTCGAACACAGCCCTTGGCTGCTCGGCTGGTTGCGCAAGCGTATGGGCAACCACTGCGATGCCGCGGACCTGGTGCAGGATACGTTCCTCAAGGTACTCAAGGCGCGTACCGCCGATGAGATCCGCGCCCCCCGGCACTACCTGTCGAAGGTGGCCAAAGGTTTGATGATCGACCTGTATCGCCGTCGCTCGTTGGAGCAGGCTTACCTCGAAGCACTGGCCGCTTTGCCTGAGACCCACGTGCCCAGCTCCGAAGCCCAAGTGATGATGTTCGAAACCCTGGTCGAGCTCGACCGCATGCTCGCCGGCCTCGGCGCCAAGGTGCGCGAGGTGTTCGTGCTGGCGCAACTCGAGGGCCTGCCCTATGCGCAGATCGCCCAGCGCCTGGGCATCTCGTTGCGCACGGTGAACAACCACATGGCCAAGGCCATGGAGCATGTCTGCCTGATGCAGTGGGAGCATGACCAGTGA
- a CDS encoding FecR domain-containing protein, whose product MSSAPSAAQRQAVREAARWYAQLSTQSASTEEQARWQGWYDSDPLHREAWQRMLAVSDHFAGLPGRLAASTLLGAGQARRQVLYGLAVLLGGGVLGGVGWRSETRQAWAADYRTGVGEQRTEQLADGSRMLMDTDTAVDAFFDGQQRRLLLRRGQVLITTARDHAARPFMVDTRDGRVLALGTQFQVSVDDHRSEVAVLEKAVEVSVARFYEMRLVAGQRATFNAQGIGPLRANDASVAAWAQGSVVAIDTPLVELLADLSRYRPGLLSCDPGVARMKISGAFPIADTDLALTALESAFPLKVHRRTRYWVTVLPGS is encoded by the coding sequence GTGAGCAGCGCGCCAAGCGCGGCCCAGCGCCAGGCCGTTCGCGAGGCGGCACGCTGGTATGCGCAGTTGTCCACCCAGTCGGCCAGCACAGAGGAGCAAGCGCGCTGGCAGGGCTGGTACGACAGCGACCCGCTGCACCGTGAGGCGTGGCAGAGGATGCTGGCGGTCAGCGACCACTTTGCCGGCTTGCCTGGGCGCCTTGCCGCTTCGACCTTGCTCGGCGCAGGGCAGGCCCGCCGCCAGGTATTGTATGGGCTGGCCGTGCTGTTGGGTGGTGGCGTGCTCGGTGGTGTCGGCTGGCGCAGCGAAACCCGGCAGGCCTGGGCCGCCGACTACCGTACGGGTGTCGGTGAGCAGCGCACGGAGCAACTCGCCGATGGCAGCCGGATGCTGATGGACACCGACACGGCGGTGGACGCGTTTTTCGATGGCCAGCAACGGCGTTTGCTGTTGCGGCGCGGCCAGGTGCTGATCACCACTGCACGCGATCACGCTGCCCGGCCGTTCATGGTCGACACCCGCGATGGCCGTGTGCTCGCCCTGGGTACGCAGTTTCAAGTCAGTGTCGACGACCACCGCAGCGAAGTGGCCGTGCTGGAGAAAGCTGTCGAGGTTTCCGTCGCCAGGTTTTACGAAATGCGCCTGGTAGCCGGCCAGCGCGCAACGTTCAACGCCCAAGGCATCGGCCCGCTGCGTGCCAATGACGCCAGCGTCGCTGCCTGGGCGCAAGGCAGCGTCGTGGCCATCGACACCCCGCTGGTTGAACTGTTGGCGGATTTGTCGCGCTACCGGCCCGGCTTGTTGAGCTGCGACCCTGGCGTAGCGCGCATGAAGATCTCCGGCGCGTTCCCGATCGCCGACACCGACCTGGCGCTGACCGCGCTGGAAAGTGCATTTCCGCTCAAGGTGCATCGGCGCACGCGTTACTGGGTGACCGTGTTGCCAGGCAGCTGA